The window CCGACGCGCCCTCCACCGCCGCCTCCACCATGTCCACGCCGCCCAGCGCGTGCACGGTGAGCAGCGAGGGGCCCAGCCGCCCGGCTCCCCGCGCGGCGCGGCCCACGGTGGTGGGGATGTCGTGCAGCTTCAGGTCCAGGAACACGGGGCCGTGCTGGCGGATCCGCCGGACCGCGGCCGGCCCCTCCGAGACGAACAGCTGGAGCCCGACCTTCAGCATCCCGGCCACGCCGGCCAGCCCGACCGCCAGGGCCTCGGCTTGGTCCAGGTCGTACCGGTCCAGCGCGACGATCAGCGGGTTGACGGACTGGCTCACGTGGCTTCCATGCCCACCGGAGCCGGGGCACGCAGCGAACCCATCCGGCCCCGGAGCTGCTCGGGGGAGGTCAGGCCGCGCTCGGCCAGCAGACGAGCCAGGCCCGCCGCGACCTCGATGGGGGCCTGTGGATTCCGGAAGATGGCCGTCCCGACCTGCACGGCGGAGGCGCCGGCCAGCAGGAACGCCGCGGCGTCCTCCGCAGAGGACACTCCGCCCGCTGCGAAGATGGCGGCCTCGGGAAAGGCCTGGGCCACCCGGTACACGGCGTGGAGCGCGACGCCGTGGATGGCGGGGCCGGAGATGGAACCCTTCACCGCGGCCAGCCGGGACTGGAACGTGCCCACGTCCACGGCCATCCCGGGAAGGGAGTGGATCAGCGTGAGGCCGGTCGCCCCGGCCCGGAGGCAGGCCTGGGCCACCTCCACCAGGTCCGGGCTCTCCGGGAGCTTCACGAACACGGGGACCCTGGCCAGGCGGGAGACCGCGCCGGCCACCTCGGCCGCACCGTCGACGCTGGCGCCGTACCACTGGCCGTCGCGCTCCCGGCTGGGGCAGCACGCGTTGGCCTCGATGGCGACGATGCCGGGCGCCCCTTCCAGGGCCATCACCAGCCGCATGAACTCGTCGATGCTGGATCCCGCCACGGACACGATGACGGGCATCCCGAGCTCCGCCAGGGCCGGCAGCTCCCGGCTCAGGAATGACTCGATGCCGTCGTTCTGGAGCCCCGTGTCCCACAGGAGCCCGGACGGGGTCTCGGCGATCCGGGGAGACGGGGTGCCACGGTGCGGGCGCATCGTGATGCTCTTGGTGACGACGCCTCCGAACCTCCCCACGTCCGCCAGCTGGGCGAGCTCCGGCCCGAAGCATCCAGACGCCACGACCACCGGCGTGGGCAGCCGCACGCCCCCCACGTCCACAGCCAGCGAGAGCGCTTCCGTGCTCACCGGCCGGCTCCTCGGGAAGCCGTGGCCGCGCTCATGGCTGGAGGACCGGATAGCCGTAGGGCGGCGTGGGGAGGACATCGTCCCCCTGCACCGGCGGGAATCCCTCCGGCGGCGTGGGCATGGGCTCGCTGGTCCCCCACCGGTCCCACAGGATCCGCGCGGCGTTCATGGCCGGCCCGTCCACGCAGGCCCGGAGGTGGTCGTACGTCTTCCCGTCCCGCCTGGCCACCGGCACCACGCATCCCCAGCACAGGCCGGTGCCGCACGCGATCTGCTCCTCCACGGCCACCTGGGCCGGGAGGGACCGTTCCCGGCAGAACTCGCCCACGGCGCGGAGCATGGGTCGGGAGCCGGCCGCGTACACGACCTCGGTG is drawn from Actinomycetota bacterium and contains these coding sequences:
- a CDS encoding orotidine 5'-phosphate decarboxylase, with the protein product MSQSVNPLIVALDRYDLDQAEALAVGLAGVAGMLKVGLQLFVSEGPAAVRRIRQHGPVFLDLKLHDIPTTVGRAARGAGRLGPSLLTVHALGGVDMVEAAVEGAS
- a CDS encoding dihydroorotate dehydrogenase codes for the protein MSTEALSLAVDVGGVRLPTPVVVASGCFGPELAQLADVGRFGGVVTKSITMRPHRGTPSPRIAETPSGLLWDTGLQNDGIESFLSRELPALAELGMPVIVSVAGSSIDEFMRLVMALEGAPGIVAIEANACCPSRERDGQWYGASVDGAAEVAGAVSRLARVPVFVKLPESPDLVEVAQACLRAGATGLTLIHSLPGMAVDVGTFQSRLAAVKGSISGPAIHGVALHAVYRVAQAFPEAAIFAAGGVSSAEDAAAFLLAGASAVQVGTAIFRNPQAPIEVAAGLARLLAERGLTSPEQLRGRMGSLRAPAPVGMEAT